gaaaggaccgggtgcgtaatgaaataattaggacaaaagtaggggtcacatctattgagaataaaatgagagaaaaccgactaaggtggtttggccatgtgagacgtagagcgcttgatgcgccggttaggagaaccgaagagtggcaaagggatgtagtggtgaggggtaggggaagacctaagcaaacttggaggagggtgatcgagagtgatatgagtttattgggaattgaggaaaatatggtagtggatagggcggagtggagggagcgaatctgtgtcgctgacacgacttgattttcacggttttatatgatggttcatgttagccgaccccgaatcatttcgggactaaggctttgttgttgttgttgttgtagggaAATGTGCTTAATTCTGGTTTTTCAATTGACTTCTGTTTCGATGTACTTTACAGGCACAAAGAAATGCATCTTTTTCAAGGGGAAACTGCAGTAACTTCTGCTAGTATATGCATCATTCTTCCAACTAAGAACTAGGTGTTGACGTGAAGTAACAGTCACTTAATGATATAGATACACGATCAGCCAATTCCTGAAACTAAAAATGAGATGTGGAGGAACAAGTCACTCatgttctattttgttataTAATTTGGTTTGAGGAGCTCATGTATCGGTATCATATGACAAAGACgaatgaaaataaaatgtaTCAAGTTAAGATGCAGCAATCAAATGCAAGTCTTAGACCTCCTAAATGAATGCAGATGGTGTCGAATCATAAAAATTAAGTAAATTTTAATGAAATGCCAAAACCCATCCAAATTGATTAGAGACCCTGAGACTCTCTCGCAGCTCTGAACCCACAGGGGAACAAGATAAAGACCAATCCGAGGCCACAGCTAATGCATAAGCAAAGATATTCATCTCCATATTACATATATTCCGTAAAGAAGGAAAAAAGCATCTTGAATGCCCTGATTATTTCGATATTGGTggattgagcccctgatctttcattttaatACATTTCCATTCAGTTGGAGTAATAGATGGATCGAAGAACAAAAAATACCTTTGAACCCGTCGTATAACCCTTAAATCGCAACAAACGTGCTTTTAAAAACTCTTCATCCCTTACAAAATGTCATCAGGTGGCTTGACTCAAAGGAAGTATTATAACATGATTTAGATGACCTGACAGCATTTTGAGAAGAGTGAGTTACAAAGTTAGCAGAAATGTGAGTGAATTGCTTAATGTGACCAGAAAGTAAATGATCAAGAGTTTGATGACTCGAAATGATAGATCAGAGGCTCAATCCACCAAAATCGGAATGATCACGGGTCTCATGATGAATTTGCCTCCATAAAATGAAGTGAGTTATTCACCTTAAAAACAAACAACTTTACCTAACATTGATTCATTGATTATCATAATGCAAGGAGTCATTATAAATTAAGCATAATGAAACCAATGATGGAGAAATATTTGAAACATACCTCTTGAAAACTGAAAGATTCCGAAATATTGGGGCGTGTAGATAAGGATCATCTTTAACCATTGGGGCATGCTCAATCTCTTTTCTAGCATACAGAAGGGCATCATTTGGTGACAAGGACCAAATATATTTCTGAATTAGTCATGACACGAGAAAATGGATCATTGCTAGAGTTCCCAtaacaacaaaacaaaatataaggTTAATTTCTCAATACTCAACCTGCAATTGACGTGGTGGAACAATGCGCTCTGGCACAGGAGATGCAAACTTTGCATCattataaaccttaatcttcttccttctctttttGGCTACAGATTCTTTCTTTTCGAAGACTCTGGCATTAGCTTCCTTAGATGGCAGTGTCAAATTTACTGCAATAATAGGGGCTGTAGGTTTATGTAATTGTTCAATTCTTGCCTCGGAAACAATCTCTCTTGATTGCATGCTACTATTCAAAGATGCGTTCGACAAAACCATTTCGGGTTGTGATTGTAACCACAGGTTCAATGGATGAGGAAATATAAAAGATGAAATCAAAATCCCTGTTGCTGTTGTTATAATACTGGCCAAAAGCAATTTTCTCCATATAAAGCTGTTGCACAAGCAATGCCGCAAAATTTCTCTCATCATCACAGAAGCTACACTACGGCCACAATACATACTTTATCTCATCATTGTAAAACAATTCATAGTCCTGTCATTGAACAAAGTAttgattcaataaaaaaaataaaaaaaaacccttctAATATGACCATAGACTCAACTTAAATTTCAATCACTTGGTTACCTGAGGAAgttattactgaattgaaaaaCATGGTAGCCTTGCCAATGCCTGAGAAAGAGTTTCGTTTTTTCGACATCCCATTAAAATCCTTCCATATTCCACCATTCTCAATTTGGCTGAAGGTACTGAAATCATAAACGAGGTATCTGATTGAAGAAAGTGAGATCCATATAATCCAACAATTTTCCCCAGCTAAGGAGGGTGAGATGCACAAAAAGGCTAGTCACCTCAAAGTCACAACAAGTTGTGTTAGGTATTGTATCGGTTATTGATTATAACCAGCTGCATATGCggaattttttcctttttttgttCCTACATCGACGGGTGAGGAGCACATAATTCATTAGTAACTCTCAAATCTCATGAGACTCAATTACACCCAAATGTTTTTATATATGCATACCCAAGAGCACAAATTCCAAAACTCTCTAACGCAAATAAATAGGCAAACAACACTTGCTATCCTAAAAGTATAATCCCTTTACCAAATAGGATTTATTAAGAAGTTTCCAATTTCTATAACAGGATTCTAGTTGAAATTCAATGTTGTCTAAAACCCAGCACATATGTATTGAAGATGAGAAAAACCAATTGAGCTAAAATAGGGTACTTGCTCAGTATAGTTTTATAAATGTTGATTCATAATCATACATAATCTTGGTTTAATATGAAAATCACAGGATTTCATAACcatcatttttaatttaataaattaaacaacAAGAACAAGTTCAAACATTCAACATTAAAGAGTGCGTGCAATTAAAGATCGAGTATGAGAAAGGGAAGCTAGAGCGAAAGAGAATTGAAAAGAAAGTACCTGGAGGAGTCGAGGGGTTGAGGATGAAATGAAGAAAGATAAAGATTGAACAGAGAGAAAGGAATCAAAATTGGAAAAAGTTTCGTAGCAgttgaaagaaagaaagaaaaagaaagaagttaGTTTGAAGATTCAGGGAAAACCATGCGATGGCGAGAGACACGCTAACTGACTGCTGTTTGCTTAtatatgacttttttttttccttgggTCCTCCCATTTTCTTATTCGTGTcatgtgtttttatttttccttttagcATGGTATTTCATGGTCACTAAAtttagcaattccttttcagaaagaaatatctataaaaataataaaataaaaaaactctaAATCCTAAATTTAGGATTTATTTTATTCCATGGAAAAATATTGTGCGAGCTATAATTGAGCCGAGCGGAACCGAGCTTTGTCCGGTTCCTGATCGTCTCGGCAAACAATTGACGAGTTCAAGGTTAATATCATGTTTGTGAGTTGCTCGCAAGCCGCTCGTTTATTTCTCCATGAGCTGTGTTCGCGAgctacttatttatttatttattcacgagcTTTGTCCGTTAGCTGCTCGTTAATTCTGCTTATTAACTTTGCTTGCGAACAGCTCATTAATTATGGtcatttgaaatttattttttatagatTATTTGAAATTTCTGTTATATAAAACTACATAATTTCGAAACCTACAAAACTAAAGTTTATATAAAATCATATAACTTTACATTTTTCCATTTATAGAAatgttattattaaaaaataatcgaaccaaACTTGTTTACGAGCGTGTTcataaacattataatcgagtttgtccacaaccttattcatgaacctataaccaAGCTTACTCGCAAACTTTTAAGACGAGTTTCATGAGTTCGTTCATAAACACGATCGAGCTCGTGAGCAACTCGACTTATTTACAATCCTAGATATGATTTTATATAACACGCTATGTagcttaaattttattttatttttaagaaagaATTAGAATACAAAGCTTgacaaataaaatttagaagTCTAAAAAAACACTCCATAAGTCTTTACCTAGAATTGGTAGCTCTAGCAAGATCATGAATGTTATTACAATTTTtacatatcattttttttaagtttatatatcaactatatatatttcaactatcatatatctatatatataaataaataaaaaactatgggtttaactaaaataaatgaagtcaatatattaatgttatttcaTTTTCAAAGTCTAGAAATTGTAAATTTAttcaatattaaaataaatttatgcacattaataaattaaatgagataaaatatcaaaatagctataaaattttctggaaaaaactAATTTAAGTTTAATTTCTTATAATTTCAGTCTTAACTTTTATTAAATGATTAAAATATCACTAACATAAATTGACAAATCAAATAAGTGTGTCGTTAACTCTTCACACTTTGACTTATTTTAGAAGttttaattcgtacaaagtGTTTATCAAACAATCTCGAGACTTCCCCCACCAACTCATTTAATCTATCAATTTCTTCTTTATTATTAGAGTATAAGTATGTGTGGTGTCTAAATGTGGAAGGGTTATAATAATTTAATGTGCCATTTTTATTAGTAATACATTTAATTGCGCAATTTGATAAACGTTAAATTAAAACCTAAATTAACTCTTTCCTTTCTAAATATTCAGAAAggatttgatatatatatatatatatagagggttGGTTTCAATGGTAAGCACTAAATTATCTTTATCCATGAAGAATATTTAATAGCCGTTGAATCAAGATCCAATGatctatatttaatttattatttaatattaaaaaatggcTACCTAATGACATCGCAGTCCTTTAACTTAAATGATTAAAAAAAGCAAACCAAAGTTTGTTGCAAATTTAAAGAAGAGCAATTTCTCTCTCCCTCGTTCCTATacccatctttttttttttgtttatcggtttcttcttcttctttcttcgtAAGAGAACTGACTGATGACTCAACAACATAACCTGGTACGCTTAACTATTCTCATCAGTTTTCATTCCTTTCTAACTTAATTTAAGATCAAACTCAATAACACCTATCTAAGATTTAAAAAACGAAATCATATGCTGCTTGAGGAAGAGGACAATCAAAGACGCCCAACAAGCTTGCTTGCCGGAGGTATCCGCGTCCTGTGACCTCAATGAAACTAAGTGCGTTTACTTTACTCACCTTGAATCGTTCACGAAAGAACTAGACTTTTGACGGGCCATCCTTTTTTTACGCGACGCATTACCTAAGGACGGATCTATAATGGGGGAAATGGGAGCACTTGCCACTAAAATCCCAgatttaaaatttgaattttttttagtttgccCATAAAATTACAATCAGAAACGCCATTAATGGCTGTTAAGGTCGCGTAGGAAGAAAATGGGTTTTAGAGAAGAAGATGGATTTTAGATAAtaggttttattttgtttgttttgaatCTTCCAACACAAAACAGCACCGTTCCACTTCATTTTGTGTAAGATTAGAAAAGAAAAACCTTTAGCTTAAAATCTAATCCAATCACATGTCTCCTCCCCTGCCATCTCTTTGTTTCACGCAATCTCTTCCTTATCTCATTACAAAAGTTCTAATCAGTCcctgccttttttttttttaattttgaattcaAAACTCTAATTGTTATTTTCTTTTGCTATTAGTTCCTATTTGAAATGAAATTATTCCTTTGGTGATATTTCATTTGCTgatatttaaattatatgttaCTTTAGGAAACACAACTTATATGCCTCACTAAATTATgcttaataaaatttgaaaatgatgcatatttttctaattcgaatttattttgatatagaaataaaatgtaaaaatacctctaacgtttatagctaggagcaattttacctctaacgtctaaaattgtgcaattttatccttaacattGGCAGCCAcaagcaattttacttctaacattgacaagttgggtctaattattataaaacaaaaatattttattatttattctacaccaattgcatatcaatttgtttttaaaaaaatcatatttttttgtaatttaataatacatttggagattaatatttataaatttggtgtaataatttgaaattttcttgtccaactcgtacaaaagatagtatattttttatttaaatttttaattttttttatgtttaatcatatatttataatttgttactaatgagtgataaaatgactcaaatGTTAAGTGTAgttgacaagattcatgactggGAAGATAATTTgttgaattatttctcaaattgacctaatttgataatgttatggactgcaaacgttaggagtaaaattgtatattttaaacgttaggggtaaattgctcctgactataAATGTCATGAGcattttttgcaccttatccctttgatatattgtaattaaaattacaAATACGGTGCAAAATACTCTTAACATTTACATCgagaacaattttacctctaacgtctaaaatagtgcaattctacccctaacattgatatccaaaaacaatattttattccttattctgaACCAATTGTGTATtcgttatttctaaaaaaa
The DNA window shown above is from Euphorbia lathyris chromosome 1, ddEupLath1.1, whole genome shotgun sequence and carries:
- the LOC136210377 gene encoding uncharacterized protein isoform X2 → MYCGRSVASVMMREILRHCLCNSFIWRKLLLASIITTATGILISSFIFPHPLNLWLQSQPEMVLSNASLNSSMQSREIVSEARIEQLHKPTAPIIAVNLTLPSKEANARVFEKKESVAKKRRKKIKVYNDAKFASPVPERIVPPRQLQKYIWSLSPNDALLYARKEIEHAPMVKDDPYLHAPIFRNLSVFKRSSKSCYNTSFESSHLMTFCKG
- the LOC136210377 gene encoding xylogalacturonan beta-1,3-xylosyltransferase isoform X1, whose translation is MYCGRSVASVMMREILRHCLCNSFIWRKLLLASIITTATGILISSFIFPHPLNLWLQSQPEMVLSNASLNSSMQSREIVSEARIEQLHKPTAPIIAVNLTLPSKEANARVFEKKESVAKKRRKKIKVYNDAKFASPVPERIVPPRQLQKYIWSLSPNDALLYARKEIEHAPMVKDDPYLHAPIFRNLSVFKRSYELMELILKVYIYPDGKRPIFHQPRLQGIYASEGWFMKFMQENRQFVTRDPQKAHLYYLPYSAHQLELSLYHPKLHDLRPLSIFLRDYVNMISAKYPFWSRTHGRDHFLVACHDWVS